AGTCTAACTCCACTCACCATGGTTCCTGCCATCTCAGagtcccctgtctctctctctctctctctcttctctctctctctctctcccaccctctctctctcatacaaaAGCCTGAACCATCcccttttacacacacagtgaatttATTAGTTATCTCTCtcgtcttctctctctttcccatgCAAAACCTGTATCCTCCCAAATGTACGTATCACTCCCAAGAGAAGTTATCAACACACTTACAAGATGCTGCTCTGTTGCTAAGGCTGCTCTCTTCAAATCATTAATCTCTTGTACAGAaggagtgtatatatatatatagtctatggACATGTGGTGCTCAGAGTAAAGAGAAACACTCAATGGTGATTCACTGTCTGGCTCAATGACACAACAGTCCATCTGCTGCCAAGCAGGATGTCTGCCAGCAGCAGGTTGCTTGTATCACCATATCTACATCACATTTTCTTCACTACCTATactgtacacaaacaaacatccccacacacacagtggctgtAACATACAGAGTATAAGcccacaagtacacacacacacacaccaacactgaTGGCATTTCTAAATAACAACAGGCACCGGTTCTTTGTATAGAATCCGTGCCAATTACCGCTGTCCTCCAGCTTTCATGTGGAGTGTAACGCTGTTGTGCACAATCAAACACCCACTAAGACCTGACATTTCATTAAAGCATGTTATTAAAATCTCTACACTTAGCCGTGAAATATTATACTGATCCACGCAAGAGTCCTTTATGTCAGATTTGCAAAACCAACATCAGCAGATTCAGCTGGAAGCAAGCAATATGCTGTAACATGTTGCCTAGCAGCAGTCATCTTCGAAGGTTTCCCTAATGTattctaaatgtgttttaaagcttaGCCAATTAATGAATTAGCTAAATTAATTATGCGAGGAATAACATCATCTCAGTCTGCACAGCGAACTCAGTTCAAGGACATTTCTTCAACAGCTTCTCAATCATTTTCTATCATGCTTCTACGTCAAAAAAGTTGCTGTAGAAATTGTCTTTCATCATCATAAAGCCCCTTCctaagaaaaacacactgagcCCGAGCAGAGGCCAGTGGTGCAGAGGTAGTCTCAACGAGTGGCAGGACTTCGGATCTCAgtgcaaaaaagcaaaaggtaaaaaaaatctgataacaTCTACATTTAAACGCAGATTTAAGAGCAGAGGTCTAATTTTTCCCATGTGAAATGAATAGTAGCACAAACTTTGACATTggataaaatgtaaatagatgAATAGTTTGATTTGGCGAGTGTAAATTAGTACACACAAATGTTCTGATAGGTTTGTGCCACAGAACCAGAGCCACAATACCACTCACAGATCAGGGAAAACAGCAGTGATGGTAGAACAATTttacatgtatatttaaaaagcatGCACAAGGCATCCTGTTTGACAGTCTAtcatatatgtacatgtatatacatgtatcaCTACCCCTCTTAGTTTTTATCTTATCAGCACCATCTTGTGTTCCACTTTATTCCCACACTGTACTGGGCTCCTATGTACAAGCTGTTCTAAATCAAAAATAGAAGTCTAGACTTGAGGTGAGTTGCTAGGCTTTGATTTGGTGCGCAGGGTTATACAAAAATGATTGGAGTGGATAGGGTAGGAGTTACTATTTTGATGCAACTAAGTGAACACTAAgtaatttttttctgtaaatcttACAATAATGAAATGCAATAGGAATCTggggcaagaaaaaaaaaacttccctgGTCTCCCAAACCAATCTAAACAAAAGAATACATTCTAATACTCACTAATATtgtttgaatatataaaataacacttaaGTGTTTTGCTAGTTTTGTTTAGATTATGCTTAAAGTTGTTTGAATCACACCCTTTTAAAaccatatctatctatctagataGATCTatctatagatagatagagagcaAGAGAGATTTGAGGGGTGTCGCGATATAAGACGATATAACGGTATTGGCGATAACTGTCATTTAAAATTAGATAATtgaaatattgatatcatcATAATATCATCCAGCACAATCCTCTtcaataattttatttatacagttaTGGTGACAGACCCTGTGCCTCCTTGCACTCATATTTGAAGTGTAATTCATTCAATtcatgtatatacacacacacacccccaaaatcacattttttttatacatgagcaagaaataaacatttggtGTAATGAAACTCACCAAATAGGTGGGATTTTTTCCACCTTGATTTTAAAAGAGTCTCATAGGCTACTTATATAATGAGGTATTTAACTTGAATCAGGTAGTGGCGTTGTGATGGTCGATCCTGACCGAGCCATCCAGTCCATGTAGTGCTCTCCAGCCCTCTCTGCATTCCTCTTCCCCATAGTCAGGATCCCTGCTGCCTGATTCCTGGAGCcttggaggagctgctggagccGGCTCTGCAAGTTGTGCTCATCATCCTTTCGCTTGCCCAGAGTGAGGATGCCAGCGACGGCGTCTCCTGGGAGCGCTCCCCCAAAGTTTTTGCTGCCAGAGCGACACAGGAACCGTGAGAGGCGACAGGAGCGAGTTGGTTGTCTGCAGCATTCAGACACGCTTTGAGCATCACAGGCCAGTCGAGACAGCAGCAACATCAAAACCAGCACCAGGACTTTCTGCTGGGCAAAAGAGATTAGCTTACACCCAAATGAACTCATACAAGAATGTGATCTGCAGGGGTACAAAGAcacataaataattatttaagatTTCTTTATCATTCCTGATAAAATCTTTATTGAAACATGATCAAAATGTTTCTGGTTAGATATTCATGGGTGGATAGATAGACCt
This genomic window from Anoplopoma fimbria isolate UVic2021 breed Golden Eagle Sablefish chromosome 11, Afim_UVic_2022, whole genome shotgun sequence contains:
- the hcrt gene encoding orexin codes for the protein MSWFPTNFQNAAGMDSSNRKVLVLVLMLLLSRLACDAQSVSECCRQPTRSCRLSRFLCRSGSKNFGGALPGDAVAGILTLGKRKDDEHNLQSRLQQLLQGSRNQAAGILTMGKRNAERAGEHYMDWMARSGSTITTPLPDSS